Genomic window (Candidatus Zixiibacteriota bacterium):
TATCTGTGCCATCGACAAAGCCACCCTGCCACCGCTTCTTGAATACTGGGTTCCCGGAGTCGAGGTAGGCGGTATCCACGAGTTGATCGGCAACGCCCTGATTATGAAGGGAGAAAAACGCGAGACCGACCTGCGCGGTACACCATTGCCGAATCTCGCACCTGCCGAGGAAAATACAGAAGACAAAGCTGAGACCGGAGAGGAGGGCGAAGGCGATGTATGATGCCGGGAAAGTTATAATCGGGATCATCGTGTTTCTGGTGATCGCCAGTTTTCCAATCTGGTATGCGGTCGCCGGTGGAAAAAGCGCAGATATCCCCGAGCTCGAAAAAGCGGCTAAAGGTGATAACTGTGTGATGGAGACCGAAGAAATGCGGGCGGCTCACATGGACCTGTTGAACGACTGGCGCAAGCTTGTGGTTCGCGACGGACTTCGATATTATACCGCGTTTGACGGCGAGAAAGTCGAGATGAGCATGACCAAGACCTGCCTGGGATGTCATCCGAATAAAGACGCGTTCTGCGACCGCTGTCATAATTACATGGCTGTAAATCCCTACTGCTGGGACTGCCATGTCAATCCGAAGGAGTTTGAGTAATGGGAATTGATAGAAGAGGATTTCTGAAAGTCTCGGGTCTGACCGTTTTGGGAATCGCTTCCGGCAAGGCGTCAGAAACTTTCGCGTCATCGGATTCCCATGGTCATACCTCCGACGGCACCACCAAGCGTTATGCTATGGTGATTGACCTGCAGTTATGCAAGGAACAGGAGGGCTGTACCGATTGTGTCAATGCCTGTCACCATGTTCACAATGTGCCCGAGTTCGACAACCGCAAAGATGAAGTCAAATGGATCTGGAAAGACAGCTTTCATCACGCTTTCCACGAACAGGAGCATCATTACCTTGACAAGGATATAGTCAATCATCCTGTCCTGCTTCTGTGCAATCATTGCGATAATCCACCCTGCGTGCAGGTTTGTCCGACCAAGGCGACATTCAAGCGGGAATCGGATGGTATCGTGATGATGGACTGGCATCGCTGTATCGGTTGCCGTTACTGCGTGGTGGCCTGTCCCTATGGTTCACGCAGTTTCAACTGGCGCGACCCGCGTCCGCATATCGAGGAAGTAGTGGATGATTTTCCTACCCGGACGCGTGGAGTAGTCGAGAAATGCACATTCTGCGAGGAGCGGATTTTCGAGGGACGACCGCCGGCCTGTGTGGAGGCATGTAAACATGGCGCGATGGCGTTCGGCGACCTGGAGGATCCTGAATCCAGGGTCAGGGAGTTGTTGCGCGATCGCTTTTCGATTCGCCGCAAACCGGCCCTCGGAACTGAACCTGAAGTCTATTACTTAGTGTGAGGTATTTATGATAGAGAATGCTTTAACAGGAAGCAAACGCTACTGGACCTGGGTGGGATTCCTGCTGGTGGTTATCTTCATCGGATTTCTCTTCTACCTCCGCCAGTTTCATGAGGGGTTGGGAATTACCGGTCTTTCACGCGATATCACCTGGGGTTTCTATATTGCCCAGCTGACATTTCTTGTGGGTGTGGCAGCATCGGCTGTGATGGTCGTCTTGCCGTACTACCTTCACAATTATAAAGCCTTCGGCAAG
Coding sequences:
- a CDS encoding cytochrome C; its protein translation is MYDAGKVIIGIIVFLVIASFPIWYAVAGGKSADIPELEKAAKGDNCVMETEEMRAAHMDLLNDWRKLVVRDGLRYYTAFDGEKVEMSMTKTCLGCHPNKDAFCDRCHNYMAVNPYCWDCHVNPKEFE
- a CDS encoding 4Fe-4S dicluster domain-containing protein yields the protein MGIDRRGFLKVSGLTVLGIASGKASETFASSDSHGHTSDGTTKRYAMVIDLQLCKEQEGCTDCVNACHHVHNVPEFDNRKDEVKWIWKDSFHHAFHEQEHHYLDKDIVNHPVLLLCNHCDNPPCVQVCPTKATFKRESDGIVMMDWHRCIGCRYCVVACPYGSRSFNWRDPRPHIEEVVDDFPTRTRGVVEKCTFCEERIFEGRPPACVEACKHGAMAFGDLEDPESRVRELLRDRFSIRRKPALGTEPEVYYLV